One segment of Prionailurus bengalensis isolate Pbe53 chromosome X, Fcat_Pben_1.1_paternal_pri, whole genome shotgun sequence DNA contains the following:
- the LOC122477370 gene encoding RNA polymerase II subunit A C-terminal domain phosphatase SSU72-like, which produces MSTVPLRVAVVCASNQNRSMEAHYFLSKRGFSVRSFGTGTHVKLPGPAPDQPNVYDFQTTYDQMYNDLVRKDRDLYTQNGMLHMLERNKRIKPRPERFQNCQDVFDLIVTCEESVYDQVVEDMNSREQVTCQPVHVINVDIEDNDEEATVGAILICKLCQCIQHTEDMEDELDELLEEFEEKSGRPFLHTVCFY; this is translated from the coding sequence ATGTCTACCGTGCCGCTGCGGGTGGCAGTGGTGTGTGCCAGTAACCAGAACCGGAGCATGGAGGCCCACTACTTTCTCAGCAAACGGGGATTCAGCGTCCGGTCCTTTGGAACGGGAACTCACGTGAAGCTCCCGGGCCCCGCACCCGACCAGCCCAACGTTTACGATTTCCAAACCACCTATGACCAGATGTACAACGATCTCGTCCGCAAGGACAGAGACCTCTACACGCAAAATGGCATGTTACATATGTTGGAGCGTAACAAAAGGATCAAGCCCCGGCCGGAGAGGTTCCAGAACTGCCAGGACGTGTTTGATCTGATTGTCACCTGCGAAGAGAGTGTGTACGACCAGGTGGTGGAAGATATGAATTCCAGAGAGCAAGTGACCTGCCAGCCGGTGCACGTGATCAACGTGGACATCGAGGACAACGACGAAGAGGCCACCGTGGGCGCGATCCTCATCTGCAAGCTGTGCCAGTGCATTCAGCACACCGAGGACATGGAGGACGAATTGGACGAGCTGTTGGAGGAGTTCGAGGAGAAGAGCGGCAGACCCTTCCTGCACACCGTGTGCTTCTACTGA